In Apium graveolens cultivar Ventura chromosome 10, ASM990537v1, whole genome shotgun sequence, the following are encoded in one genomic region:
- the LOC141688829 gene encoding zeaxanthin epoxidase, chloroplastic-like isoform X1, producing MASLQSLSYFNHYKNVVYLHECKSSKCMVRSYNMGWKVKSELCSDEVGSRKLRILIAGGGIGGLVLALGAKKRGFDVKVFEKDLSAVRGEGLHRGPIQLLSSALAVLEAIDQDVAARIMEEGCVTGNRTNGLADGLSGKWFAKYDLERPAVERGLPVTRVICRMALQQILLNGIGEGIICNNAKVVNFIEDSSRVTVNLDDGRTFEGDVLVGADGIWSKVRSKLFGAQEAVYSNYTCYSGITDFVPPYIDSIGYRVFLGLNKYFVASDVGNGKMQWYAFHKEPPKSSDPPSGKKKRLLELFGSWCSDVSTLISETPESMVLRRDIYDRDMINSWGNGRRVTLLGDAAHPMQPNLGQGGCMAIEDSYQLILELKKVEMRNSDEERQLKQISESLNRYQRKRMFRVKTVHKVSRLASEMLYTYKPSLDFGLSKLSNVFGVQITNYAIGIARKFMQWCCQLFMIWMIAGHGLWWKRKNTFVAAA from the exons ATGGCATCACTTCAGTCCTTGAGTTACTTCAATCACTACAAAAATGTTGTTTATTTGCATGAATGTAAGTCCAGCAAGTGCATGGTGAGAAGCTATAATATGGGTTGGAAAGTTAAAAGTGAATTGTGTTCTGATGAAGTTGGGAGTAGAAAGCTTAGGATATTGATAGCCGGTGGGGGTATTGGAGGCCTTGTTTTAGCATTGGGAGCTAAGAAGAGAGGGTTTGATGTCAAGGTGTTTGAGAAAGATCTTAGTGCAGTGAGAGGTGAAGGTTTGCATCGCGGTCCGATTCAACTTTTGAGCAGTGCATTGGCAGTGTTGGAAGCCATTGATCAGGATGTCGCTGCAAGAATTATGGAGGAAGGTTGCGTTACTGGCAATAGGACTAATGGTCTCGCAGATGGCCTTTCAGGCAAATG GTTTGCAAAGTACGATCTTGAAAGGCCTGCAGTAGAAAGGGGGCTTCCAGTTACTCGAGTGATTTGTCGAATGGCACTGCAACAAATTTTATTGAATGGAATTGGGGAAGGCATAATTTGTAACAATGCCAAAGTTGTCAACTTCATTGAAGATTCTTCCAGG GTAACAGTAAATCTTGATGATGGAAGAACATTTGAAGGTGATGTTCTGGTTGGGGCTGATGGAATTTGGTCAAAA GTACGCTCAAAACTTTTTGGAGCACAAGAAGCAGTATATTCAAATTATACTTGTTACAGCGGGATAACTGATTTTGTGCCTCCGTATATTGATTCCATAGG ATATCGTGTATTTTTGGGATTGAACAAGTACTTTGTGGCATCAGATGTTGGCAATGGAAAAATGCAATGGTATGCATTTCACAAGGAACCTCCCAAAAGCTCTGATCCCCCCTCAG GTAAAAAGAAGCGGCTTCTTGAACTGTTTGGAAGCTGGTGTAGTGATGTAAGTACATTAATATCCGAAACACCAGAGAGTATGGTTTTACGGAGAGATATATATGATAGGGATATGATCAACTCTTGGGGAAACGGACGTCGTGTGACTTTGTTAGGTGATGCTGCTCATCCAATGCAGCCAAATCTTGGCCAAGGTGGTTGTATGGCAATTGAG GATTCTTATCAACTGATTCTTGAACTTAAGAAAGTTGAAATGAGGAATTCTGATGAAGAGAGGCAGCTAAAACAGATTTCTGAGTCACTTAATAG ATACCAGAGAAAACGAATGTTTCGAGTGAAGACAGTTCATAAAGTTAGCAGACTGGCATCTGAGATGCTGTACACATACAAACCTTCTCTTGATTTTGGCTTATCAAAACTATCT AATGTGTTTGGAGTGCAGATTACAAATTATGCCATCGGAATAGCACGTAAGTTTATGCAGTGGTGTTGCCAGCTGTTTATGATATGGATGATAGCAGGCCATGG GTTGTGGTGGAAGAGGAAGAACACTTTTGTTGCTGCTGCTTAA
- the LOC141688829 gene encoding zeaxanthin epoxidase, chloroplastic-like isoform X2, translated as MASLQSLSYFNHYKNVVYLHECKSSKCMVRSYNMGWKVKSELCSDEVGSRKLRILIAGGGIGGLVLALGAKKRGFDVKVFEKDLSAVRGEGLHRGPIQLLSSALAVLEAIDQDVAARIMEEGCVTGNRTNGLADGLSGKWFAKYDLERPAVERGLPVTRVICRMALQQILLNGIGEGIICNNAKVVNFIEDSSRVTVNLDDGRTFEGDVLVGADGIWSKVRSKLFGAQEAVYSNYTCYSGITDFVPPYIDSIGYRVFLGLNKYFVASDVGNGKMQWYAFHKEPPKSSDPPSGKKKRLLELFGSWCSDVSTLISETPESMVLRRDIYDRDMINSWGNGRRVTLLGDAAHPMQPNLGQGGCMAIEDSYQLILELKKVEMRNSDEERQLKQISESLNRYQRKRMFRVKTVHKVSRLASEMLYTYKPSLDFGLSKLSITNYAIGIARKFMQWCCQLFMIWMIAGHGLWWKRKNTFVAAA; from the exons ATGGCATCACTTCAGTCCTTGAGTTACTTCAATCACTACAAAAATGTTGTTTATTTGCATGAATGTAAGTCCAGCAAGTGCATGGTGAGAAGCTATAATATGGGTTGGAAAGTTAAAAGTGAATTGTGTTCTGATGAAGTTGGGAGTAGAAAGCTTAGGATATTGATAGCCGGTGGGGGTATTGGAGGCCTTGTTTTAGCATTGGGAGCTAAGAAGAGAGGGTTTGATGTCAAGGTGTTTGAGAAAGATCTTAGTGCAGTGAGAGGTGAAGGTTTGCATCGCGGTCCGATTCAACTTTTGAGCAGTGCATTGGCAGTGTTGGAAGCCATTGATCAGGATGTCGCTGCAAGAATTATGGAGGAAGGTTGCGTTACTGGCAATAGGACTAATGGTCTCGCAGATGGCCTTTCAGGCAAATG GTTTGCAAAGTACGATCTTGAAAGGCCTGCAGTAGAAAGGGGGCTTCCAGTTACTCGAGTGATTTGTCGAATGGCACTGCAACAAATTTTATTGAATGGAATTGGGGAAGGCATAATTTGTAACAATGCCAAAGTTGTCAACTTCATTGAAGATTCTTCCAGG GTAACAGTAAATCTTGATGATGGAAGAACATTTGAAGGTGATGTTCTGGTTGGGGCTGATGGAATTTGGTCAAAA GTACGCTCAAAACTTTTTGGAGCACAAGAAGCAGTATATTCAAATTATACTTGTTACAGCGGGATAACTGATTTTGTGCCTCCGTATATTGATTCCATAGG ATATCGTGTATTTTTGGGATTGAACAAGTACTTTGTGGCATCAGATGTTGGCAATGGAAAAATGCAATGGTATGCATTTCACAAGGAACCTCCCAAAAGCTCTGATCCCCCCTCAG GTAAAAAGAAGCGGCTTCTTGAACTGTTTGGAAGCTGGTGTAGTGATGTAAGTACATTAATATCCGAAACACCAGAGAGTATGGTTTTACGGAGAGATATATATGATAGGGATATGATCAACTCTTGGGGAAACGGACGTCGTGTGACTTTGTTAGGTGATGCTGCTCATCCAATGCAGCCAAATCTTGGCCAAGGTGGTTGTATGGCAATTGAG GATTCTTATCAACTGATTCTTGAACTTAAGAAAGTTGAAATGAGGAATTCTGATGAAGAGAGGCAGCTAAAACAGATTTCTGAGTCACTTAATAG ATACCAGAGAAAACGAATGTTTCGAGTGAAGACAGTTCATAAAGTTAGCAGACTGGCATCTGAGATGCTGTACACATACAAACCTTCTCTTGATTTTGGCTTATCAAAACTATCT ATTACAAATTATGCCATCGGAATAGCACGTAAGTTTATGCAGTGGTGTTGCCAGCTGTTTATGATATGGATGATAGCAGGCCATGG GTTGTGGTGGAAGAGGAAGAACACTTTTGTTGCTGCTGCTTAA